DNA from Halobaculum sp. XH14:
CGTGCGAGATATAGAGGATGAGTTCACCACGGTGATCGCGTTCTATTCAGGCAGTTACGGCTGAATCAGCCGTTTCGCAGGACTGCAAACCTAACGCGGTTGCTTCTACCAGCAAGATATTGGGCTGGAGGACTAAACTCTGTGAATATGAACAGTGTTGGAACTGTCGAACGCATCTTCACTGCTCCTGAAGCCGAAGTCGAGATGACTGAACGCAGTGAAGTTGAGGCCGTCGCTCGAAGTGGCCTTCGGGGTGACAGATATTTCCGCGAAATAGAAACCGGAACCTTCGTCACGTGGGAGCCAGACGAGGAACGCCACGATGGCTACGATTTGACACTCATCGAGCGAGAAGCCGTTGATGCAATCAAGCGCGATGCAGATATTGAACTCGCTCCCGGCGAACATCGGCGGAATATCGTCACCCGTGAAACCGCACTCAACCATCTCGTCGGCAAGCGCTTCCGTGTCGGTGATGCCATCTGTCGGGGCGATAGACTGTGTGAACCATGTGGGTATCTTCAGGACCTCATCGGGAAAGACGTCCTGGATGCATTGGCCCACCGAGGTGGGCTTCGAGCTGACATCCTCGAAAGTGGAGTGATTCATCCGAGTGACAAAATCGAACCGCTCGATTAGTTGCCGTCATAGAGTCGGCGTCGAAAGAACCCTCCGTATTCAGCACGACCCTCTTGACAGTCAATCAGCGCGCCCGATTCCCGGATAGGTAACTGCTTGACCTGTACTGAGCAATTCATGGCTCATCCAATCGGCCGGAGGAGTGGCAGAACCTAACACCGGCTGAGGATTTCAACGTAGCCACAGGAAAGAATATTCTCATAGTAGAAGTCCGAAGCGAGGGTTTTTGATCAGATGTTATCGAGATACCCCCTCCGCTCCTCTAGTTTCACCTCCTCGGAACGACGGTCGTAGTGCTTGTTAAGGACGTCACGACTTACGTTCACCCTATCGCCGACAATCTCCAAAGGAATGTCCTCGGTGAAGAAGTGCGTAATGCTGCCACGACAGATGGGGTGTGGACTGGCTGCCTCTAGACACTTGTTATCGTCCGCACCGGTACAGCCAGGGCATGGCTCGTTCCGAAAACAACGCGCTGTAGTCCGATACACGACCCTCCGGAACGTGCTCCGTCGCATCCTCCCACGTGAAGTCGTAAACAGCGGCTTCCGACCGTAGTCGTCGACGACACCCTTTCGCGTGTTCTCGATGAAATCCTGAAGGACATCAGCGAGTCTCTCCGTAATCGCAATCGGCCGTTCCCCTGCGCCTCCGTTCTTTAACATCGTCCCCCTCGTCGGGGCGATGGGCGAGTTCGATTCGCTCGTTCGCCACGCCGACGTTGCCGATATCGAGGGGATTAG
Protein-coding regions in this window:
- a CDS encoding MOSC domain-containing protein, which encodes MNSVGTVERIFTAPEAEVEMTERSEVEAVARSGLRGDRYFREIETGTFVTWEPDEERHDGYDLTLIEREAVDAIKRDADIELAPGEHRRNIVTRETALNHLVGKRFRVGDAICRGDRLCEPCGYLQDLIGKDVLDALAHRGGLRADILESGVIHPSDKIEPLD